A region of Pseudorca crassidens isolate mPseCra1 chromosome 8, mPseCra1.hap1, whole genome shotgun sequence DNA encodes the following proteins:
- the FAM3C gene encoding protein FAM3C isoform X2, with protein sequence MRVAGAAKLVVAVAVFLLTFYVISQVFEIKMDASLGNLFARSALDAVARSTKPPRYKCGISKACPEKHFAFKMASGAANVVGPKICLEDNVLMSGVKNNVGRGINVALVNGKTGDLIDTRYFDMWGGNVAPFIEFLKAIQDGTIVLMGTYDDGATKLNDEARQLIAELGSTSITHLGFRDNWVFCGGKGIKTKSPFEQHIKNNKDTNKYEGWPEVVEMEGCIPQKQD encoded by the exons GTGCTGCAAAGTTGGTGGTAGCTGTGGCAGTATTTTTACTGACATTCTATGTTATTTCTcaagtatttgaaataaaaatggatgCAAGTTTAGGAAATCTATTTg caagGTCAGCATTGGACGCAGTTGCACGTT cTACAAAACCTCCCAGGTATAAATGTGGGATCTCAAAAGCTTGCCCTGAgaaacattttgcttttaaaatggcAAGTGGAGCAGCTAATGTGGTAGGACCCAAAATCTGCCTGGAAGACAATGT TTTAATGAGTGGTGTTAAGAATAATGTTGGAAGAGGGATCAATGTTGCCTTGGTAAATG GAAAAACAGGAGATCTAATAGACACCAGATATTTTGACATGTGGGGAGGAA atgtggCCCCATTTATTGAGTTTCTGAAGGCCATACAAGATGGAACAATAGTCTTAATGGGAACATATGATGATGGAGCAACCAA ACTCAATGATGAGGCCCGGCAGCTCATTGCTGAATTGGGGAGTACATCTATTACTCATCTTGGTTTTAGAGACAACTGGGTCTTCTGTGGTGGAAAAGGCATTAAGACAAAAAGCCCTTTTGAACAG CACATAAAGAACAATAAGGACACAAACAAATATGAAGGATGGCCTGAAGTTGTAGAAATGGAAGGATGCATCCCGCAGAAGCAAGACTGA
- the FAM3C gene encoding protein FAM3C isoform X1 gives MNTVLFYSSLSGAAKLVVAVAVFLLTFYVISQVFEIKMDASLGNLFARSALDAVARSTKPPRYKCGISKACPEKHFAFKMASGAANVVGPKICLEDNVLMSGVKNNVGRGINVALVNGKTGDLIDTRYFDMWGGNVAPFIEFLKAIQDGTIVLMGTYDDGATKLNDEARQLIAELGSTSITHLGFRDNWVFCGGKGIKTKSPFEQHIKNNKDTNKYEGWPEVVEMEGCIPQKQD, from the exons ATGAACACAGTTCTTTTTTACTCTTCCTTATCCG GTGCTGCAAAGTTGGTGGTAGCTGTGGCAGTATTTTTACTGACATTCTATGTTATTTCTcaagtatttgaaataaaaatggatgCAAGTTTAGGAAATCTATTTg caagGTCAGCATTGGACGCAGTTGCACGTT cTACAAAACCTCCCAGGTATAAATGTGGGATCTCAAAAGCTTGCCCTGAgaaacattttgcttttaaaatggcAAGTGGAGCAGCTAATGTGGTAGGACCCAAAATCTGCCTGGAAGACAATGT TTTAATGAGTGGTGTTAAGAATAATGTTGGAAGAGGGATCAATGTTGCCTTGGTAAATG GAAAAACAGGAGATCTAATAGACACCAGATATTTTGACATGTGGGGAGGAA atgtggCCCCATTTATTGAGTTTCTGAAGGCCATACAAGATGGAACAATAGTCTTAATGGGAACATATGATGATGGAGCAACCAA ACTCAATGATGAGGCCCGGCAGCTCATTGCTGAATTGGGGAGTACATCTATTACTCATCTTGGTTTTAGAGACAACTGGGTCTTCTGTGGTGGAAAAGGCATTAAGACAAAAAGCCCTTTTGAACAG CACATAAAGAACAATAAGGACACAAACAAATATGAAGGATGGCCTGAAGTTGTAGAAATGGAAGGATGCATCCCGCAGAAGCAAGACTGA